One genomic region from Spirulina subsalsa PCC 9445 encodes:
- a CDS encoding tetratricopeptide repeat protein, whose translation MTRLCKSKPDDYMAWYNRGVALRNLGRYEQAIASYDQALQIKPDDSGAWYNRGVALGNLGRYEEEIASYDQALQIKPDDSGAWYNRGVALGNLGRYEEEIASYDQALQIKPDSYEVWVNRGVALGNLGRYEEAIASYDQALQIKPDDYMAWGNRGNALCNLGRNEEAIASYDQAVQIKPDDYMAWYNRGVALRNLGRYEEEIASYDQALQIKPDYFEAWSNRGLALLNLSRYEEAIASYDQAVQIKPDDFEAWNNRGVALLGLGRYEEAIASCDQALQIKPDYSEAWGNRGVALCNLGRYEEAIASYDQALQIKPDYSVAWYNRGVALCNLGRYEEAIASYDQALQIKPDSYEVWVNRGVALGNLGRNEEAIAFFDQALQIKPDESVAWNNRGNAALKSSRHTPIPQQTFSAFFQRSLEQSPQHLTALLDPTHPEKLYQQFPTSLTQSKTLLRDHFPQSLATSQQQLRSTFADSPSILERLNQPPSPQLQAFLNSTPTLNTPTPEQLDNLKAFIRRLPSVEVIQQIQATAQKHYSLTHPELNERGYPGKINSLEFPLKQGLIRPDTHPEGFGILHHQLGKAHYKQGLTPAAHNQRFPYFDQAKTHYETALQTLTFATFPEQRLKVLSDLITVCFRLRQDDTATNHLRTGIIGLERLLENKTPSEKERLTREFSPFFQLEVEEQIRAQNYTEALEIAEKRKNFCLQWFQTPPTPLPFAHLQQHLCTPHTAIIYWHLSPVSLATFLILPQGTPQLISHLTDTDYNTLTHWIKEWNNNYTTYHTQPPKERQNAPWRRELPQQLDQLQTLLQIPTLSQNLRNHDIQTLILIPHRDLHRFPLSTFFPLPSFYLPSAALGLRETRYTAPLTSLNLIENPKSTPTVNHQKKALLDLPYAEIEAALLRQQFPQGRTLANNATTQEQVNQLLTQPAQILHFCGHGAYNSQQPKQSCLFLKDEDCFTIEDILRQDLTPYDLVSLAACETAITGNEAMTEEYVGLVSAFLQVGATFVLSTLWSVDSFPTSLFIVQFYHFLQDNPPPFSPPTHSKLAKNRHSSRTLYLVRNSRTPTHSTLSPQTFEHQTNGTCYSRNNHSSLFSSLLLVCLYFGWL comes from the coding sequence ATGACCAGGCTGTGCAAATCAAAACCGGATGACTATATGGCATGGTACAACCGAGGGGTTGCGCTACGGAATTTGGGCAGGTATGAACAAGCGATCGCCTCCTATGACCAAGCTTTGCAAATTAAACCGGATGACTCTGGGGCATGGTACAACCGAGGGGTTGCGCTAGGTAACTTAGGCAGGTATGAAGAAGAGATCGCCTCCTATGACCAAGCTTTGCAAATTAAACCGGATGACTCTGGGGCATGGTACAACCGAGGGGTTGCGCTAGGTAACTTAGGCAGGTATGAAGAAGAGATAGCCTCCTATGACCAAGCTTTGCAAATCAAACCGGATTCCTATGAGGTATGGGTCAACCGAGGGGTTGCGCTAGGTAACTTAGGCAGGTATGAAGAAGCGATCGCCTCCTATGACCAAGCTTTGCAAATTAAACCGGATGACTATATGGCATGGGGCAACCGAGGGAATGCGCTATGTAACTTAGGCAGGAATGAAGAAGCGATCGCCTCCTATGACCAGGCTGTGCAAATCAAACCGGATGACTATATGGCATGGTACAACCGAGGGGTTGCGCTACGGAATTTGGGCAGGTATGAAGAAGAGATCGCCTCCTATGACCAAGCTTTGCAAATCAAACCGGATTACTTTGAGGCATGGAGCAACCGAGGGCTTGCGCTATTGAACTTAAGCAGGTATGAAGAAGCGATCGCCTCCTATGACCAGGCTGTGCAAATCAAACCGGATGACTTTGAGGCATGGAACAACCGAGGGGTTGCGCTATTGGGATTAGGCAGGTATGAAGAAGCGATCGCCTCCTGTGACCAAGCTTTGCAAATTAAACCGGATTACTCTGAGGCATGGGGCAACCGAGGGGTTGCGCTATGTAACTTAGGCAGGTATGAAGAAGCGATCGCTTCCTATGACCAAGCTTTGCAAATTAAACCGGATTACTCTGTGGCATGGTACAACCGAGGGGTTGCGCTATGTAACTTAGGCAGGTATGAAGAAGCGATCGCCTCCTATGACCAAGCTTTGCAAATTAAACCGGATTCCTATGAGGTATGGGTCAACCGAGGGGTTGCGCTAGGTAACTTAGGCAGGAATGAAGAAGCGATCGCCTTCTTTGACCAAGCTTTGCAAATTAAACCGGATGAATCTGTGGCATGGAACAACCGAGGGAATGCTGCATTAAAATCCTCACGCCATACCCCCATCCCTCAACAAACCTTTTCAGCTTTTTTCCAACGCAGCCTAGAACAATCCCCCCAACACTTAACCGCCCTCCTCGACCCAACTCACCCCGAAAAACTATACCAGCAATTCCCAACCTCCCTCACCCAAAGCAAAACCTTGCTCCGTGACCATTTCCCCCAATCTCTGGCTACCAGTCAACAACAACTCCGTTCCACCTTTGCGGATTCCCCCTCCATCCTCGAACGACTCAATCAACCCCCTTCTCCTCAACTCCAAGCCTTCCTCAACAGTACCCCCACCCTCAACACCCCCACCCCTGAACAACTGGACAATCTCAAAGCATTTATCCGCCGTCTCCCCTCTGTCGAAGTTATCCAACAAATCCAAGCCACCGCCCAAAAACACTACTCTCTCACCCACCCCGAACTCAACGAAAGAGGCTACCCAGGCAAAATCAACAGCCTGGAATTCCCCCTCAAACAAGGCCTCATCCGCCCCGACACCCACCCCGAAGGGTTCGGCATCCTCCACCACCAACTCGGCAAAGCCCACTATAAACAGGGTTTAACTCCTGCTGCCCACAATCAAAGATTCCCCTACTTCGACCAAGCCAAAACCCACTATGAAACCGCCCTCCAAACCCTCACCTTTGCCACCTTCCCTGAACAGCGCCTTAAAGTCCTCTCAGACCTCATCACAGTCTGTTTTCGCCTCCGCCAAGACGACACCGCCACCAACCACCTAAGAACGGGTATTATCGGCCTTGAACGTCTCCTAGAAAACAAAACCCCCTCGGAAAAAGAACGCCTCACCCGTGAATTCTCCCCCTTCTTTCAATTAGAAGTCGAGGAACAAATTCGCGCCCAAAACTACACCGAAGCCCTCGAAATTGCCGAAAAACGGAAAAACTTCTGCCTCCAATGGTTTCAAACCCCCCCCACTCCCCTCCCCTTTGCCCACCTGCAACAACACCTCTGCACCCCCCACACCGCCATTATTTACTGGCACCTTAGCCCCGTCTCCCTCGCCACCTTCCTCATCCTGCCCCAAGGAACCCCCCAACTCATTTCCCACCTCACCGATACAGACTACAACACCCTCACCCACTGGATTAAAGAGTGGAACAACAACTACACCACCTATCACACACAACCACCAAAGGAACGGCAAAACGCCCCTTGGCGACGGGAATTACCCCAACAACTGGACCAACTGCAAACCCTCCTACAGATTCCCACCCTCAGCCAAAACCTCAGAAACCATGACATCCAAACCCTCATCCTCATCCCTCACCGTGACCTCCACCGCTTCCCCCTCTCCACTTTCTTTCCCCTCCCCTCCTTTTACCTGCCCAGTGCCGCCCTCGGCCTGCGAGAAACCCGCTATACAGCCCCTCTCACCTCCCTTAACCTGATTGAAAACCCCAAAAGTACCCCCACCGTCAATCACCAGAAAAAAGCCCTCCTTGACCTCCCCTACGCGGAAATCGAGGCCGCCCTCCTGCGGCAACAATTCCCCCAAGGACGCACCCTCGCCAACAACGCAACCACCCAAGAACAAGTGAACCAACTCCTCACCCAACCCGCCCAAATTCTCCACTTCTGCGGTCATGGGGCTTACAATTCCCAACAGCCTAAACAGTCTTGTCTGTTCCTGAAAGACGAGGATTGTTTCACCATTGAAGACATTTTGCGGCAGGATTTAACTCCTTACGATTTAGTCAGTTTAGCGGCCTGCGAAACCGCGATTACAGGCAATGAGGCCATGACAGAGGAATATGTCGGCCTGGTCAGCGCGTTTTTACAAGTTGGCGCAACATTTGTGTTAAGTACCCTCTGGTCTGTGGACTCATTTCCTACCAGTTTATTTATTGTCCAGTTTTACCATTTCTTACAGGATAATCCCCCCCCATTTAGCCCTCCAACTCACTCAAAACTGGCTAAAAACCGCCACTCCTCCAGAACTCTGTACTTGGTTAGAAACTCACGAACACCAACTCACTCTACCCTCTCTCCTCAGACGTTTGAACACCAGACGAACGGAACTTGCTACAGTAGAAACAACCACTCCTCCCTATTCTCATCCCTATTACTGGTCTGCCTTTATTTTGGCTGGTTATGA
- a CDS encoding HNH endonuclease, whose protein sequence is MTISESVRAKLRQQTGNRCGYCLSSQNYVLGILQIEHIIPKALGEMKKKISG, encoded by the coding sequence GTGACTATTTCTGAATCCGTCCGAGCTAAATTGCGCCAACAAACAGGCAACCGATGCGGGTATTGTCTGAGTTCCCAGAACTATGTTCTAGGAATTTTGCAAATTGAGCATATTATTCCCAAAGCATTGGGAGAAATGAAGAAGAAAATCTCTGGTTAG
- a CDS encoding macrolide 2'-phosphotransferase — MTLSPDAIATLAGRHGLALDPALLQTNESGLDFQVAIAQTPDKASWLLRIPRRPDVLPSAQREYSILTLVQRHLRVQVPDWQIHTDELIAYPLLLGKPAGTIDPEIQNYHWEIDAQNLPEVYLQSLADALVALHSIGHQAVAKAGLETPSIAEIRTAWSDRMARVKAVYPVNPHLWDRWQRWLDRDILWPAQTSLIHGDLHPGHILVDPQGQVTGLIDWTEARVDDRALDFAAHYQVFGRVSLDALIEQYERRGGTIWATLGDQVVEYHSAFGVQVVEFAERSGLDEYKAMARQMLS; from the coding sequence ATGACTCTATCCCCTGATGCGATCGCCACCCTAGCCGGTCGTCATGGTTTAGCCCTAGACCCTGCCTTGTTACAAACCAATGAGTCAGGGCTAGATTTTCAGGTTGCGATCGCCCAAACCCCAGACAAAGCCTCCTGGCTGCTGAGAATTCCCCGGCGGCCGGATGTGCTGCCCTCGGCTCAACGGGAGTACAGCATTCTCACCTTGGTACAGCGTCACCTGCGGGTGCAAGTACCCGACTGGCAGATTCACACCGATGAGCTAATTGCTTATCCCCTACTCCTCGGCAAACCGGCTGGCACCATTGACCCCGAAATTCAGAACTACCACTGGGAAATTGACGCTCAAAATCTGCCAGAAGTTTACTTGCAATCCCTCGCAGATGCCCTAGTCGCTCTCCACAGCATAGGACATCAGGCGGTGGCTAAGGCGGGACTGGAGACTCCCTCCATTGCAGAGATTAGAACCGCTTGGTCAGATCGAATGGCGCGGGTCAAGGCGGTTTACCCAGTGAATCCCCACCTCTGGGATCGCTGGCAGCGCTGGCTAGACCGGGATATTCTCTGGCCTGCACAGACAAGCCTAATTCATGGCGACCTGCATCCGGGTCATATTTTAGTTGACCCTCAGGGGCAGGTCACGGGGCTGATTGACTGGACTGAGGCGCGGGTGGATGACCGGGCTTTAGATTTTGCCGCTCATTACCAGGTCTTTGGCCGAGTCTCGCTAGATGCCTTGATTGAGCAGTATGAGCGGCGGGGTGGCACGATTTGGGCTACTTTGGGGGATCAGGTTGTGGAGTACCACAGCGCGTTTGGCGTGCAAGTCGTTGAGTTTGCCGAGCGATCTGGCCTCGACGAGTACAAAGCGATGGCGAGGCAAATGCTCAGTTAA
- a CDS encoding XisI protein, whose product MDRLNYPEIVQNILERHAKNSSNSQTEVKVLFDKERDRYQVMNMGWQELTRVFGCLIYVEIKGGKIWIERDGTEIGVANELVEAGVSKQDIVLAFKAPYKRKFTDFAVS is encoded by the coding sequence ATGGATAGACTGAATTATCCTGAAATTGTCCAAAATATTCTAGAACGTCATGCCAAGAATAGTTCTAATAGCCAGACTGAAGTTAAAGTGTTATTTGATAAGGAGCGCGATCGCTATCAGGTCATGAATATGGGTTGGCAAGAGTTAACGCGAGTATTTGGTTGTCTTATTTATGTGGAAATTAAAGGGGGTAAAATTTGGATCGAACGGGATGGTACGGAAATCGGAGTGGCCAATGAATTAGTCGAAGCTGGTGTTTCTAAACAGGATATCGTTTTGGCTTTTAAAGCCCCATACAAACGAAAGTTTACTGACTTTGCTGTGAGTTGA